DNA from Synechococcus sp. CBW1108:
CATGGGCGTGCCGGTGACGGCCTGGCTGGCCCAGGTGAACAGGGGGTTGGAGAGAATGCCGCCCACCGCGGTGACAATCACACATCCCACCAGGGCGGTGCGTAGGGCCGGTAGGCCGGCTACGCTCCAGGAGATGGTCGGGTAGGCCTTCACCACGTCGGAGGCTTCCTGGGGCTCCTTGACCACCATCATCTTGATCACCGAGATGTAGTAGTAGATCGACACCACCGAGGTGACCAGACCCACCACCACCAGCAGGTATTGGTGATCGGCCCAACCGGCGAAAAATAAATAAATCTTGCCGAAGAAGCCCAGCATCGGCGGGATGCCGCCGAGGGAAAGCAGGCAGAGGCTCAGCCCCAGGGTGATCAGGGGATCCTTTTGATAGAGACCCGCGTAGTCAGCGATGCGGTCGGAGCCGGTGCGCAGGGAGAAGAGGATGATGCAGGCAAAGGCGCCCAGGTTCATGAACAGGTAGGCCGCCATGTAGAGCACCATGGCGGCGTAGCCGTCTTCGGTGCCGCACACCAGGCCGATCATCACGAAGCCGGCCTGGCCGATCGAGCTGTAGGCCAGCATCCGCTTCATCGAGGTCTGGGCGAGGGCCACCACGTTGCCCAGCACCATGCTCAGCACCGCCAGCACGGTGAACAGCAGCTTCCACTGGGCATCGAAACTCTCAAAGCAGCCCACCAGGATGCGCAGGGCCAGGGCAAAACCGGCAGCCTTGGAGCCCACCGAAAGGAATGCCACCACTGGGGTAGGCGAGCCCTCATACACGTCTGGAGTCCACTGGTGGAAGGGCACCGCGGCGATCTTGAAGGCGACGGTGGCCAGCACAAACACCAGGGCCAGGGCCGTTACCGGTGAGGCACTGGTGCGCAGGGCCACGGCCACCTCATCGAGGCCGGTGCCGCCGCCGGTGATGCCGTAGAGCAGGGAGGCGCCGTAGAGGAAAACGGCCGCAGCGGCGGAGCCCACCAGCAGGTATTTGAGGGCGGCCTCGGAGCTGCGGGCATCGCGCTTCATGTAGCCCGCCAGCAGGTAGCTAGATACCGAGAGGGTTTCCAGCGATATGAAGATGCTCACCAGGTCGGTGGCGCCGCACAGGAACATTGCCCCCAGGGTGGCGGCCAGCAGGATCCCGGCGTATTCCCCCACCGGCGTGCCGCTGCGCTCTACGTAGCGCCAGCTCAGCAGCAGGGAGATCAGGGTCGAGGCAGCCACCACGGCCCGGAAGGCGATGGCCAGGTTGTCGGCCAGGAAGGAACCCACGAAGGCGGGCTGCAGGTTTGGGTTGTTCCACTGCAGGGCCAGCAGCAGCAGAGCGCTGCCCAGGCCCGCATAACAGATCGGGGGCACCCAGCGGCTGGCGGCCTTTTCGCCGGCCAGATCCACCAGCAGGCAGCTGAGCAGGGCGATCAACACCGCCGCTTCGGGGGCGATGGCGCCGGCATTCAGCTGCAGATTCAAGCCCCCCGTGCTGGCACCACTGCCGATCGCATCGGCCACGGTGGAGAGGGCGCCGAGCAGAGACATCAGGGTGTTGGCGGTGAGCTGGAAGCCTTGACGAACAGGACTGTAGCCGTGCTGGGCGGTGGACCTGGTCGGTGGATGCGATAAAGAGGTATGCGGTTGTGCGCTGGTCTGTGGGTCACACCCTGGTGATTGTCGAAAGCCCAACGAAGGCCCGCACCATTCGCGGCTTCCTTCCGAAGGACTTCAAGGTGGAGGCCTCCATGGGCCATGTCCGCGACCTGCCCAATAACGCCAGCGAGATTCCGGCGGCCCATAAGGGCGAGAAGTGGGCAAACCTGGGCGTGAACACCGCCAGAAATTTCGAGCCCCTCTACGTGGTGCCGAAGGACAAAAAAAAGGTGGTCAAGGAGCTCAAGGACGCCCTCAAGGGTGCCGACCGGCTGCTGCTGGCCACGGACGAAGACCGGGAGGGAGAATCGATCAGTTGGCACCTGCTGCAGCTGCTCAGCCCCAAGGTGCCGGTGAAGCGGATGGTTTTCCACGAGATCACCCAGGAGGCGATTGGCCGGGCTTTGAATCAAACCCGCGAGCTCGACATGGAGCTCGTGCACGCCCAGGAAACCAGGCGGATCCTGGATCGGCTGGTGGGCTACACCCTCTCGCCCCTGCTCTGGAAAAAGGTGGCGTGGGGGTTGAGCGCCGGCCGGGTTCAGTCGGTGGCGGTGCGCCTGCTCGTGCAGCGCGAGCGGGCCCGCCGGGCCTTCCGCAGCGGCAGCTACTGGGACCTCAAGGCCCGGCTGGAGCAGCCCGGCGGCGGCTTTGAGGCCAAGCTCAGCCAGCTGGGCGGCGTCAAGATCGCCGGTGGTAGCGATTTCGATGAGACCACCGGTGGCCTCAAGGCCGGCAGCAAGGTGCGGTTGCTGGCCGAGGCCGAGGCCCGCCAACTCCAGCAGGCGGTGCAGCAAGCCCCCTGGCGGGTGGCCGAGGTGGAGGCCAAGCCCAGCGTGCGCAAACCGGTTGCCCCCTTCACCACCAGCACCCTGCAGCAGGAGGCAAATCGCAAGCTGCGCCTCTCGGCCCGGGAAACGATGCGAGCCGCCCAGGGGCTCTACGAGCGTGGCTTCATCACCTACATGCGCACCGATTCGGTGCACCTCAGCGACCAGGCCATCGATGCCGCCCGCAGCTGCGTGGCTGCCAAATACGGCAAGGAATACCTGAGCCCGGCGGCGCGCCAGTTCACCACCAAGGCCCGCAATGCCCAGGAGGCCCACGAAGCGATCCGCCCCGCCGGCGACAGCTTCCGAGATCCTGCTGCCACCGGCCTCGATGGCCGTGATCTGGCCCTCTATGAGCTGATCTGGAAGCGCACCGTGGCCAGCCAGATGGCCGAAGCCCGGCTCACCATGCTGGCGGTGGAGCTTCAGGTGGATTGCGGCGCCCTGGGGTTGGCCAGCTTCCGAGCCTCCGGCAAGCGGATTGATTTCGCCGGTTTCTTTCGCGCCTACGTGGAGGGTTCCGATGATCCCGACGCTGCCCTCGAAGGCCAGGAGGTGCTGCTGCCCAGCCTCAAGGTGGGGGATAGCCCCGCCTGCAAGGAGGTGGAAGCCCTGGGCCACCAGACCCAGCCGCCGGCCCGCTATAGCGAGGCGGCCCTGGTGAAGATGCTCGAGAAGGAGGGCATCGGCAGGCCCTCCACCTATGCCTCGATCATCGGCACAATCGTCGATCGCGGCTACGCCACCCTCCAGAACAATGCCCTGATGCCCAGCTTCACGGCCTTTGCCGTCACGGCCCTGCTGGAGGAGCATTTTCCGGACCTGGTGGACACCAGCTTCACGGCCCGGATGGAGAACAGCCTCGATGAGATCTCCCACGGCAAGGTGGAGTGGCTGCCCTACCTGGAGAGCTTCTACAAGGGCGAAAATGGCCTGGAAACCCAGGTCGCCCAACGGGAGGGCGACATTGATCCGGGGGCGTCACGCACGGTGGAGCTCGAGGGTCTCCCCTGCGTGGTGCGCATCGGTCGCTTCGGCGCCTACCTGGAAGCCAAGCGGGTAGCAGAGGACGGCAGCGAGGAGCTGCTCAAGGCCACCCTGCCCCAGGAGATCACCCCGGCCGATCTCGATGCCGACAAGGCGGAGCTGATTCTCAAGCAGAAGGCCGATGGCCCCGAGACCCTGGGCGAGGATCCGGAAACCGGGGAGCAGGTGTATCTGCTCTTTGGCCAGTACGGCCCCTACGTGCAACGGGGCCAGGTGAGTGACGCCAACCCCAAGCCGAAGCGGGCCTCCCTGCCCAAGGGGGCCAAGCCCGAGGAGCTCAGCCTGGAGGACGCCATCGCCCTGCTGAGGTTGCCGCGCCTCCTCGGGGAGCACCCCGATGGGGGCAAGCTGGAGGCTGGGCTGGGTCGCTTCGGGCCCTTCGTGGTGCACCACAAGGGCAAGGGTGAGAAGGACTACCGCTCCCTCAAGGCTGAGGATGATGTGCTGCTGGTAGGCCTCAGCCGCGCCATCGAGCTGCTCGCCATGCCCAAAAAGGGCCGGGGTGGCCGCACGGCCCTCAAGGATCTCGGCACCCCCGAGGGCGGCGAGGAGGCGATCCAGCTGTTCGATGGCCCCTACGGGCTCTATGTGAAGCAGGGCAAGCTGAATGCTTCGCTGCCGGAGGGCACCACCGCTGACACCATCAGCCTGGAGCAGGCGGTGGAGCTGCTGGCCGCCAAGGCTGCCTCTGGTAAGGCTGCCTCTGGTAAGGCTGCCTCTGGCAAAACTGCTACTGGCAAGCCCAAGGGCCGCAAGCCAGCGGCCAAGAAACCTGCCGCCGCTACACCCGCCGCCAAGAAGGCCCCCACCACCACCAAGACCGGCCGGCTGCGGGCCAGTGCCGTGCGGGTGATCAAGGCGGCCGATCGCTGATGGCAGCAGCCGGCCGCCGAAGCTTGGTGCTGGTGGCCGGCTTCCTGCTGCTGGCGGGCTGCAGCGGCACGCCGTTTGGGGACCAGTTGGCCGGCAGCTTTTCGGCGCCGCCAGCTCCAGCCCCCACTCCTGCGCCCTCCAGCCCCAAGCCCCCTCCCCCGGCAACGGCCACGAAAACTCCAGCCAGCAAAGGCCCAGACCCCAAAGCCAGGCCAGCCGCGCCCCAGGCCCCCTCCCCCAGCAACACCTCTCCAAGTAACACCTCTCCCACCAACCCCGCCCCCAGCAAGCCCGCCCCCTACCGGATCACGATCCAGCTGCCTGCGGCCGATCCGGCGGCCCCCGCCGAGGCGGTGACAGAAGCCCTGCGGGCGGCCGGACTGCGTTTTGAGGTGGAGATGATCGAGCGGATCGGTTCCCCCGCCGCTCCCGCCGCCGCGCCCACGGTCAGCCCCGCACCGGCGCCGCGCTGATGGGGGATCCCTCCCGCCAGCTGAACAGGCGCCAGGCGCGCCAGTTGATGGACACCGCCTATCTGGCCGCCGCCACTGCCCTGCTCTGGGTGGCGCTCTACTACCTGCCGGTTGGCAGCCCCCTGTTTCGCCTGGCCCTGCCCCTGCCCCTGGCCCTGCTGCAATTGCGCCATGGCTGGCGCTGTGCCGTTGAGGGGCTGGTGGTGACAGCCCTGCTGCTGGTGGCCCTGATGGGCCCGATCCGGGGCCCCCTGGTGATTTTTCCCTATGGCTCCCTGGCCCTCTGGCTGGGCTGGTGTTGGAGGCGGCGCGCCAGCTGGTGGCTGAGCTGGAGCGTCGGCAGCCTGATCGGTTTGGCTGGCTTCCTGGTGCGGGTGCTGGTGTTGTCGGTGATGGTCGGTGAAAACCTCTGGGTGGTGATCACCAGCGCGGCCGCCGGTCTGTTGGAGAAGGTTGCCGGGGCTCTGGGCCTGGCCACTGGCCTTGAACTGGCCCAGGTGCAGCTGGGGGCGCTGGCCCTGGTGTGGGTGCAAAACCTGATTGTGGTGCTGGTCCTGCACGTGGTGGCCTACTGGATCTTTGCGCGCCTGCAGGCGCCGATCAGCGAGCCGCCGGAATCCCTGCGGGCCCTGGTGGCCCTCGATCCCCTCTGAGCGGGCCCGTGGCCGCCGACCCATGGACCGGGGCCTGGCGGCAGCGCTGGCGTGAGTGCTGGCGGGCCACCCGCACCCTGGTGCTGCTGGCCGCCACCGACACGGCCGCGGTGCCAGGGATCTCGGCCGCCGGCGCCACCCCCGAGGCCAGACTCGGCACGGCGGCGGCCGATGCCGAGCTGCTGCTGCAGGGGCCTGGCAGCGGCCGGAGCCACGCCCTGCCCCAGCTGCCGGCCGGGGTGAGCCCAGCCCTGATCAGCCATGTGGTGTTGCGGGAGCTGGGCTTGCTGGAGCGCACCCGGGTGGTGGATCTGGGCTGCCCGATAGCTGCGGCCGTGCCCCACCTGCGCCTCCCCGCGTTGGAAAGCGCCGGCCCCGCCCGCTGCCTCAGCAGCGGCCAGGCCCTGGATCCAAATCGGGTGGCGGCCCTGCTGCAGCGCGGCCGCGACTGGGGCCGGGACTGGAACCCGGCCGAGCCGCTGTTGCTGGCCGAGTGTGTGCCGGGCGGGACCAGCACGGCCCTGGCGGTGCTGGAGGGCCTGGGAGTTGGGGCTGGGGGCCTGGTCAGTGGCAGCTTGCGCCAGCCCGCCCACGACCTCAAGGCGGCCCTGGTGCGGCGGGGGCTGGCCGCTGCCGGCCTGGCTGGTGCTGGTGCCGATCCCCTGGCGGTCCTGGCGGCGGTGGGCGATCCGATGCAGGCGCTGGCGGCTGGGTTGGTGGGCGCCGCTGCGGCGAGCGGTGCGCCGGTGCTGCTGGCCGGCGGCAGCCAGATGGCGGCGGTGCTGGCCCTCGCCCTGGCCCTGGCGCCGGCGGCGGCCCGGCCGGCCCTGGCGCAGCGGCTGGTGGTGGCCACCACGGCCTGGGTGGCCGAGGAGCCCGGCA
Protein-coding regions in this window:
- a CDS encoding DUF2232 domain-containing protein, yielding MGDPSRQLNRRQARQLMDTAYLAAATALLWVALYYLPVGSPLFRLALPLPLALLQLRHGWRCAVEGLVVTALLLVALMGPIRGPLVIFPYGSLALWLGWCWRRRASWWLSWSVGSLIGLAGFLVRVLVLSVMVGENLWVVITSAAAGLLEKVAGALGLATGLELAQVQLGALALVWVQNLIVVLVLHVVAYWIFARLQAPISEPPESLRALVALDPL
- the topA gene encoding type I DNA topoisomerase, which codes for MGHTLVIVESPTKARTIRGFLPKDFKVEASMGHVRDLPNNASEIPAAHKGEKWANLGVNTARNFEPLYVVPKDKKKVVKELKDALKGADRLLLATDEDREGESISWHLLQLLSPKVPVKRMVFHEITQEAIGRALNQTRELDMELVHAQETRRILDRLVGYTLSPLLWKKVAWGLSAGRVQSVAVRLLVQRERARRAFRSGSYWDLKARLEQPGGGFEAKLSQLGGVKIAGGSDFDETTGGLKAGSKVRLLAEAEARQLQQAVQQAPWRVAEVEAKPSVRKPVAPFTTSTLQQEANRKLRLSARETMRAAQGLYERGFITYMRTDSVHLSDQAIDAARSCVAAKYGKEYLSPAARQFTTKARNAQEAHEAIRPAGDSFRDPAATGLDGRDLALYELIWKRTVASQMAEARLTMLAVELQVDCGALGLASFRASGKRIDFAGFFRAYVEGSDDPDAALEGQEVLLPSLKVGDSPACKEVEALGHQTQPPARYSEAALVKMLEKEGIGRPSTYASIIGTIVDRGYATLQNNALMPSFTAFAVTALLEEHFPDLVDTSFTARMENSLDEISHGKVEWLPYLESFYKGENGLETQVAQREGDIDPGASRTVELEGLPCVVRIGRFGAYLEAKRVAEDGSEELLKATLPQEITPADLDADKAELILKQKADGPETLGEDPETGEQVYLLFGQYGPYVQRGQVSDANPKPKRASLPKGAKPEELSLEDAIALLRLPRLLGEHPDGGKLEAGLGRFGPFVVHHKGKGEKDYRSLKAEDDVLLVGLSRAIELLAMPKKGRGGRTALKDLGTPEGGEEAIQLFDGPYGLYVKQGKLNASLPEGTTADTISLEQAVELLAAKAASGKAASGKAASGKTATGKPKGRKPAAKKPAAATPAAKKAPTTTKTGRLRASAVRVIKAADR
- a CDS encoding nicotinate-nucleotide--dimethylbenzimidazole phosphoribosyltransferase; this translates as MAADPWTGAWRQRWRECWRATRTLVLLAATDTAAVPGISAAGATPEARLGTAAADAELLLQGPGSGRSHALPQLPAGVSPALISHVVLRELGLLERTRVVDLGCPIAAAVPHLRLPALESAGPARCLSSGQALDPNRVAALLQRGRDWGRDWNPAEPLLLAECVPGGTSTALAVLEGLGVGAGGLVSGSLRQPAHDLKAALVRRGLAAAGLAGAGADPLAVLAAVGDPMQALAAGLVGAAAASGAPVLLAGGSQMAAVLALALALAPAAARPALAQRLVVATTAWVAEEPGSDLALLLERIGALWQVRPRLAVAALRFHGCTSPALRDYERGYVKEGVGAGGLALLWQLAGRDPAALAAACDRACRIELGV
- a CDS encoding NAD(P)H-quinone oxidoreductase subunit N, with amino-acid sequence MSLLGALSTVADAIGSGASTGGLNLQLNAGAIAPEAAVLIALLSCLLVDLAGEKAASRWVPPICYAGLGSALLLLALQWNNPNLQPAFVGSFLADNLAIAFRAVVAASTLISLLLSWRYVERSGTPVGEYAGILLAATLGAMFLCGATDLVSIFISLETLSVSSYLLAGYMKRDARSSEAALKYLLVGSAAAAVFLYGASLLYGITGGGTGLDEVAVALRTSASPVTALALVFVLATVAFKIAAVPFHQWTPDVYEGSPTPVVAFLSVGSKAAGFALALRILVGCFESFDAQWKLLFTVLAVLSMVLGNVVALAQTSMKRMLAYSSIGQAGFVMIGLVCGTEDGYAAMVLYMAAYLFMNLGAFACIILFSLRTGSDRIADYAGLYQKDPLITLGLSLCLLSLGGIPPMLGFFGKIYLFFAGWADHQYLLVVVGLVTSVVSIYYYISVIKMMVVKEPQEASDVVKAYPTISWSVAGLPALRTALVGCVIVTAVGGILSNPLFTWASQAVTGTPMLVQAIG